The sequence CTGAATATTGTGAGATCTGTACTCCCGTCGGACTGGATCTGCGTGCAGGATGTCGAGGGCCGGGTGAGCGAGATTAACTGGCGTGAAACACGCCTCAAAACCAACGACGGACGCACGATGATTATCCCCAACAGCATCATGGCCTCTTCAGTCATTCATAATATGTCATGGCCAGACCGCAAACGACGCCACGAACTGAATGTAGGTGCCAGCTATGCCGATGCTCCCGGCGATGTAATCGCTGCATTAGTCGCGTCCGCATCAGCCGTTCCAGATGTACACCGTGAACCAGCACCCAAAGCAGCCATCACTGCATATGAAGATTTCGGCATCAATTACCGACTGGTCTTCTGGTCGTCCACCTTTCATGACCGGCTGGATATCGAGGGTCATGTGAACCGTATGATCTGGTATCGATTCAAACGCCGCGGCATAGAAATTCCCTTCCCCATGAGCGATCAGGTTTTGTGCGATATGATGCGCATTATCCAAACACAGCAGCATGCCGGCTCACAGAGTGAAACGCGTACCGAACAATACGTCTCTCACCTTGTTCAAAGTGACTTCGGGCGAATACTGCTGCAAGATCAACAAGGCCGTCTGATGGTAGACAGGGCACAACTGCGCTCACTGATTCCGTACATCAAGGAGCAGATGTTTACGCGAGGCGAGGTACTGTTCCGCCAAGGCGATGCCGGCAGCAACTGCTACATTGTCCTCAGTGGCTGCATCCGGCTGACCGTGTCCATCGATGCGATGAGTGAATCCTTCGAAATAGGTCATTATGCGCTGCTGGGAGAAATGAGTTTAACCACCGGACTTCCCAGAACCGCGACCGCCGTGGCAAAAACAGACACCACCCTGTTATGCGTAAGTGACGCCGGTTTTTCTAAATTACTCTCACTGCACGAACGTATCCCTGAAGAATTAGCCAAACTGTCTTCCGAACGGGCGGCGCAAAACAGCGAACGTATGGAACGTATGAAGCTCTGCTCAAGAAATAACCTGGAACAATCGATCACACGGGCTGGTATTTTGAAGCGATTCCGGGCCCTTCTGAACCTAAATGCATAAAAACAGTGTGCTCTGATACGCCTCTGAATTATACAAACCGGACAACGGGAAACATCGGCAACCTGGTGTAACGTTTTCGCACCT comes from Spartobacteria bacterium and encodes:
- a CDS encoding mechanosensitive ion channel, producing the protein MIGFSISSHWIFFGFPPRAKEIVMHDLTPWIIISFAATLILLSTILVKMVCSHYSSKQHSKPRMILLERIAPALTALVLSWLADVLLAYCTPVEMIHQRFSLWWDAWYSFFALVFVIRLIEGIAAAIYQIHGKNFPVPALLISIVRMLFLMLSTFLILKYVLCINIAPLLASTALVTAVVGFALQGVLGNLLAGMSLNIVRSVLPSDWICVQDVEGRVSEINWRETRLKTNDGRTMIIPNSIMASSVIHNMSWPDRKRRHELNVGASYADAPGDVIAALVASASAVPDVHREPAPKAAITAYEDFGINYRLVFWSSTFHDRLDIEGHVNRMIWYRFKRRGIEIPFPMSDQVLCDMMRIIQTQQHAGSQSETRTEQYVSHLVQSDFGRILLQDQQGRLMVDRAQLRSLIPYIKEQMFTRGEVLFRQGDAGSNCYIVLSGCIRLTVSIDAMSESFEIGHYALLGEMSLTTGLPRTATAVAKTDTTLLCVSDAGFSKLLSLHERIPEELAKLSSERAAQNSERMERMKLCSRNNLEQSITRAGILKRFRALLNLNA